The DNA segment TCGCGCATGTACAGGATGGGAAGCGTACGCTTCCCCTCGACGATGTCGCCGCAGGCGGGCTTGCCGAGTTGCGCGGCCGTCTGCGTTACATCGATGAGGTCATCGATGATCTGGAATGCCGTGCCGAAGGCCATCCCGAATTGCTGGAGCAAGACGCCGTATCGGGACATGACAAGGCAACTGACGCCCGAACACGCCTCAGCAAACAGGCTGGCTGTCTTGCTCTCGGCGAGGCTCAGGCAATCCTCTCTCGAGAACGGTTCGCCTTCCCGTCTGAAATAGGTCAACTCTCCCTCGGCCATGCGCCGCAGGCACGCGATCGCCCGGGCAATAACCAGACAGCAATCGTAGCTCGCGAGGAGGTCGATGGCCCGCGCTACCAGATAGTCGCCGCCGAGCACAGCGGCATGGTTGTCCCACAATACGTTCAGCGCCGAAGCGCCACGCCGCAGCACGGCCTTGTCGATTACGTCGTCATGCGCCAGGGAGGCGAGGTGCAGAATCTCGTATGCGGCGGCCAGCGGGGCATAGCGCGCGATTTCGCGCTCGCCCATGGCGCCCGCGCCCAACAAGCACAGCGCCGGGCGCAGCAGCTTGCCGCCCGCGGCCGGCCGCTCCGTCACGGGCAAGCGGACCAGGCTCAAGGCGTCGCCCCAGATACATGCGATAGTCTCGCGCACCTGAGCCAGTTCGTGCTCGATCGGGCGGTAGAGGTCGGGGAGGTTTAGGGTCGTCTTCACGCGCGATATCTTAGCATAGAGGCCCCGCGGAGGCACAAACGTGCAATGATTGGCCTGCTGCCGCGCGTCGGAGTACAATGCCCCGCGAAAATGGGAGTTGTACGCCGTGCTCCGCGTCTGCGTCATCG comes from the Candidatus Hydrogenedentota bacterium genome and includes:
- a CDS encoding polyprenyl synthetase family protein translates to MKTTLNLPDLYRPIEHELAQVRETIACIWGDALSLVRLPVTERPAAGGKLLRPALCLLGAGAMGEREIARYAPLAAAYEILHLASLAHDDVIDKAVLRRGASALNVLWDNHAAVLGGDYLVARAIDLLASYDCCLVIARAIACLRRMAEGELTYFRREGEPFSREDCLSLAESKTASLFAEACSGVSCLVMSRYGVLLQQFGMAFGTAFQIIDDLIDVTQTAAQLGKPACGDIVEGKRTLPILYMRDGLSLDECARLDAMRNSVLTESDQAWVRAAVARTGARERTEADARRFAELAVERAAELPPSPYRESMEGLVDFILVRTS